The following coding sequences are from one Halosolutus amylolyticus window:
- a CDS encoding DUF7344 domain-containing protein, whose product MVVCTVAEVAVAVAALVDEVAVYALQSTGVLGHPVRRRVVSVLIEHDILRREEVAEMLADDETIAQSDPDRIELMLHHQHLPHLDEELFVEYDHRTGDVVLWKDPAVAADLVDSA is encoded by the coding sequence ATGGTCGTCTGTACAGTTGCCGAAGTGGCTGTGGCCGTCGCCGCGTTGGTCGACGAGGTTGCCGTGTACGCGTTGCAATCGACCGGCGTCCTCGGTCATCCGGTTCGTCGCCGAGTAGTGTCCGTGCTGATCGAGCACGATATCCTGCGCCGAGAGGAGGTGGCAGAGATGTTGGCGGACGACGAAACGATTGCACAGTCCGACCCGGATCGGATCGAACTCATGCTCCACCACCAGCACCTGCCCCACCTCGACGAGGAACTGTTCGTCGAGTACGACCACCGCACCGGCGACGTCGTCCTCTGGAAGGACCCCGCCGTCGCGGCCGACCTGGTCGACTCCGCGTGA
- a CDS encoding P-loop NTPase, whose product MAGETPQTDDEIRRAVVDRIREVQLPGGDPISEQLIEDVAVEDGIVTVTVDFGPVDREMADRVTDQLRGAGFATEGVVHVRIEAAGSDAPETGLPVSGVESIVAVGSAKGGVGKTTVTAALARALAERGLDVGVFDANVYAPDLPDLLAAEGPVQSSPTGNPMPVDADGIQVVSLELIADDGPVAWRGAMVHDVVTDLLGNAAWDDLDLLLVDLPPGIGEAVYTIVQQAPLDGGLMVSTPTDEGARATRRTEALFDAHDVPTIGVVPNMVSAESDDPNRAPYDDDGRSLADEVAETVYAPIDPVPFDPALREPTARSFTEPSTPGAVAIDALREIVESFLDEAGGPVIPEDAIDLRGLPPETRRRQVVAEFGLPAVESVSIVMRGDPDDLVSVVTERLARDDRAIERTTVDDLGYDGWLVELEPTPRSVSEPPA is encoded by the coding sequence ATGGCAGGCGAGACGCCCCAGACCGACGACGAGATCCGGCGGGCAGTCGTCGATCGGATCCGCGAGGTCCAGCTTCCGGGCGGTGACCCGATCAGCGAGCAGTTGATCGAGGACGTCGCCGTCGAGGACGGGATCGTCACCGTCACGGTCGACTTCGGGCCGGTCGATCGGGAGATGGCCGATCGAGTCACCGATCAGCTTCGAGGTGCAGGGTTCGCGACGGAGGGCGTCGTCCACGTCCGGATCGAGGCCGCCGGCTCGGACGCTCCCGAAACCGGGCTCCCCGTCTCCGGCGTCGAATCGATCGTCGCCGTCGGGAGCGCGAAAGGCGGCGTCGGCAAGACGACCGTCACCGCCGCCCTCGCGCGAGCGCTCGCGGAGCGGGGCCTCGACGTCGGCGTCTTCGACGCGAACGTGTACGCGCCGGATCTGCCGGACCTGCTCGCGGCCGAGGGGCCGGTCCAGTCCTCGCCGACGGGGAACCCGATGCCGGTCGACGCGGACGGCATTCAGGTCGTCAGCCTCGAGTTGATCGCCGACGACGGGCCGGTCGCCTGGCGGGGAGCGATGGTTCACGACGTCGTCACCGACCTGCTCGGGAACGCCGCCTGGGACGACCTGGACCTGTTGCTCGTCGACCTGCCGCCGGGGATCGGCGAGGCCGTCTACACGATCGTCCAGCAGGCACCGCTCGACGGCGGCCTGATGGTCAGTACGCCCACCGACGAAGGAGCGCGCGCGACCCGGCGAACCGAGGCGCTGTTCGACGCGCACGACGTCCCGACGATCGGCGTCGTTCCGAACATGGTCTCGGCCGAGTCCGACGACCCGAACCGAGCGCCGTACGACGACGACGGCCGATCCCTCGCGGACGAGGTGGCGGAGACAGTGTACGCGCCGATCGATCCCGTACCGTTCGATCCAGCGCTTCGCGAACCGACTGCGCGATCGTTCACCGAGCCGTCGACCCCTGGTGCGGTGGCGATCGATGCGCTTCGCGAGATCGTCGAATCGTTCCTCGACGAGGCGGGTGGGCCGGTGATTCCGGAGGACGCGATCGACCTCCGCGGTCTGCCGCCCGAGACCCGGCGACGGCAGGTCGTGGCCGAGTTCGGCCTGCCGGCGGTGGAGTCGGTGTCGATCGTGATGCGGGGCGATCCCGACGACCTCGTTTCGGTCGTCACCGAGCGGTTAGCGCGCGATGACCGGGCGATCGAACGGACGACGGTCGACGACCTCGGCTACGACGGCTGGCTCGTCGAACTCGAACCGACCCCGCGATCGGTGTCCGAACCGCCCGCGTAG
- a CDS encoding molybdopterin-dependent oxidoreductase encodes MSDEDGLDLTRRELGAAAAGIAGASGLGYLGYHRLTRDDEDGEDPMNPLEEYPNEEWDEKYREVWDRDDSYILTCQPNDTHNCLLEASVKNGQVTRLGPSMKYGEATDLEGNQASQRWDPRVCNKGLAMIERYYGERRVKAPMVREGFMQWVEDGFPRDDDGSMPQEYANRGEDDWIEVDHDEAYEIAAKTMVETATHYTGESGMQSLLDQGYDERVVEQTQGAGVRSMKFRGGMPLLGLIKLFGQYRNANSMALLDQYVRDVDEDDALGAVGLDNYSFHTDLPPGHPMVTGQQTVDFDLANVEYADHIVLAGMNWITTKMADCHWLTEARLKGTKVTGVFTDYNATASKCDEVVVVRPATDTALFLGAARVLIEEELYDEAFVRGYTDMPLLVRMDDGTLLRAGDAFDGYEDADLERTRIVSDDSERPGTGDVDVADQVITEDLRREWGDFVVRNEETGEFEPVTREDIGDGFEVPAALEGSFEIELENGESVEVRPVFDLIRQHLVDTWDLESTAEVTGTAPEAIENLAYDMADDQQTLLATGMGPNHYTNQDQKDRAAFLLASLTSNVGTFGGNIGSYAGNYRAAYFNGIMQYAAESPFDIELDPDEHATIDNRWEAQSAHWYTNLDKPLKVEGEYFQGDSHMHTPTKFFWVSGSNSILGNAKGSYKIIQKMLRNGKIEAFFTNEWWWTMTCEYADVVFPADSWAEHNVHDVTASVTNPFLMVMPETGIDRIYNTRNDAQHYAGVAEKLAEITGDDRFVDYWAFIDEDEYRAKPYLQRIIDNSNMVKGYDVEDLLEDAREGIPALMMSRTYPKYVGGRQIQEDEPWYTKTGRMEFFREEPEFAKAGENLPLHREPMDATPYEPNVIVSGDEHPLIDPETPGDRGWDETATVEDSNDRQARNVIRSPEELTKTTHPLRDRNEGYDYIYMTPKYRHGAHTYSNALPNIAVWWGPFGDMDRHDQRKPYFGEGYIEMNPEDAREEGLEDGDYVFVDADPQDRPFPDWQDNPDDYEVARALMRVRYQPSLPTGVTRSWMNLNQASHKSIEGQKERDDGMAKAEDTDYVSLYRGGGHQSATSSWFRPTILTDSMPRKDLLGQNIGEGFAPDVHCANGAPKEAFVKVEKEGDAGEDGEGNWRPAEKGLRPGYEDDRMEQYLNGGFTSESD; translated from the coding sequence ATGAGTGACGAAGATGGACTCGATCTGACACGGCGCGAACTCGGCGCGGCGGCGGCGGGTATCGCTGGCGCGTCGGGACTGGGATACCTCGGGTACCATCGTCTCACTCGGGACGACGAGGACGGCGAAGACCCGATGAATCCACTCGAGGAGTATCCCAACGAGGAGTGGGACGAAAAGTACCGGGAAGTGTGGGATCGGGACGACTCCTACATCCTCACCTGCCAGCCGAACGACACGCACAACTGCTTGCTCGAGGCGTCGGTAAAGAACGGGCAAGTTACGCGTCTCGGGCCGAGCATGAAGTACGGCGAGGCGACCGACCTCGAGGGGAATCAGGCGTCCCAGCGGTGGGATCCGCGCGTCTGTAACAAGGGGCTGGCGATGATCGAGCGCTACTACGGCGAACGGCGCGTGAAGGCCCCGATGGTTCGTGAGGGCTTCATGCAGTGGGTCGAGGACGGCTTCCCGCGGGACGACGACGGCTCGATGCCCCAGGAGTACGCCAACCGTGGCGAGGACGACTGGATCGAGGTCGACCACGACGAGGCCTACGAGATCGCCGCGAAGACGATGGTCGAGACGGCGACCCACTACACCGGCGAGTCGGGCATGCAGTCCCTCCTCGATCAGGGCTACGACGAGCGAGTCGTCGAGCAGACCCAGGGTGCTGGAGTCCGATCGATGAAGTTCCGCGGCGGGATGCCGCTTCTCGGACTTATCAAACTGTTCGGCCAGTACCGCAACGCGAATTCGATGGCGTTGCTCGATCAGTACGTCCGGGACGTCGACGAGGACGACGCGCTGGGCGCGGTCGGCCTGGACAACTACTCGTTCCATACGGACCTGCCGCCGGGCCACCCGATGGTGACCGGCCAGCAGACGGTCGACTTCGATCTCGCGAACGTCGAGTACGCCGACCACATCGTGCTGGCCGGGATGAACTGGATCACGACGAAGATGGCCGACTGTCACTGGTTGACCGAAGCCCGGCTGAAGGGGACGAAGGTCACGGGGGTCTTCACCGATTACAACGCGACCGCCTCGAAATGCGACGAGGTGGTGGTCGTCAGGCCGGCGACCGACACCGCGCTGTTCCTCGGCGCCGCCCGGGTCCTCATCGAGGAGGAACTCTACGACGAGGCGTTCGTCCGTGGCTACACCGATATGCCGCTCCTCGTCCGGATGGACGACGGGACGTTACTCCGCGCGGGCGACGCGTTCGACGGATACGAGGACGCCGACCTCGAGCGAACCCGGATCGTTTCCGACGACTCCGAGCGGCCGGGCACCGGCGACGTCGACGTCGCCGATCAGGTGATCACCGAAGACCTTCGCCGCGAGTGGGGCGACTTCGTCGTCCGCAACGAGGAGACCGGCGAGTTCGAACCGGTCACCAGGGAGGATATCGGCGACGGCTTCGAGGTCCCCGCCGCGCTCGAAGGGAGCTTCGAGATCGAACTCGAAAACGGCGAGTCCGTCGAAGTCCGACCCGTTTTCGACCTGATCCGGCAGCATCTCGTCGACACGTGGGACCTCGAATCGACCGCCGAGGTGACGGGGACCGCTCCCGAAGCGATCGAGAACCTCGCGTACGACATGGCCGACGACCAGCAGACGCTGCTGGCCACCGGGATGGGGCCGAACCACTACACCAACCAGGACCAGAAGGACCGCGCCGCGTTCCTGCTCGCGTCGCTGACGAGCAACGTGGGCACCTTCGGCGGGAACATCGGCAGCTACGCGGGCAACTACCGGGCCGCGTACTTCAACGGCATCATGCAGTACGCGGCGGAGAGCCCGTTCGACATCGAACTCGATCCCGACGAGCACGCGACGATCGACAATCGATGGGAGGCCCAGTCGGCCCACTGGTACACGAACCTCGACAAGCCGCTGAAGGTCGAGGGCGAGTACTTCCAGGGCGATTCGCACATGCACACGCCCACGAAGTTCTTCTGGGTGTCGGGGTCGAACTCGATCCTCGGCAATGCGAAGGGATCGTACAAGATCATCCAGAAGATGCTCCGCAACGGGAAGATCGAGGCCTTCTTCACCAACGAGTGGTGGTGGACGATGACCTGCGAGTACGCGGACGTCGTCTTCCCCGCGGACTCGTGGGCCGAACACAACGTCCACGACGTGACCGCCAGCGTGACCAACCCCTTCCTGATGGTCATGCCGGAGACGGGGATCGATCGGATCTACAACACCCGAAACGACGCCCAGCACTACGCCGGCGTCGCGGAGAAGCTCGCCGAGATCACCGGCGACGATCGCTTCGTCGACTACTGGGCGTTCATCGACGAGGACGAGTACCGGGCGAAGCCGTACCTCCAGCGGATCATCGACAACTCGAACATGGTCAAAGGGTACGACGTCGAGGACCTGCTCGAAGACGCTCGCGAGGGGATCCCGGCGCTGATGATGTCCCGCACGTACCCGAAGTACGTCGGGGGTCGCCAGATCCAGGAGGACGAGCCCTGGTACACCAAGACCGGTCGAATGGAGTTCTTCCGCGAGGAACCGGAGTTCGCGAAGGCCGGAGAGAACCTCCCGTTGCACCGCGAACCGATGGATGCGACCCCCTACGAGCCCAACGTCATCGTCTCCGGCGACGAGCACCCGCTGATCGATCCCGAGACACCGGGCGATCGCGGCTGGGACGAGACGGCCACCGTCGAGGACTCGAACGATCGCCAGGCGCGGAACGTGATCCGCTCGCCGGAGGAACTGACGAAGACGACACACCCGCTTCGCGATCGAAACGAGGGGTACGACTACATCTACATGACCCCGAAGTACCGCCACGGCGCACACACGTATTCGAACGCGCTCCCGAACATCGCCGTCTGGTGGGGTCCCTTCGGAGACATGGACCGGCACGACCAGCGCAAGCCCTACTTCGGTGAGGGCTACATCGAGATGAACCCCGAGGACGCCCGCGAGGAGGGACTCGAGGACGGCGACTACGTCTTCGTCGACGCCGACCCGCAGGATCGGCCGTTCCCCGACTGGCAGGACAATCCCGACGACTACGAGGTCGCACGCGCGTTGATGCGCGTTCGCTACCAGCCGAGCCTCCCAACCGGCGTGACCCGCAGCTGGATGAATCTGAACCAGGCCTCACACAAGTCGATCGAGGGGCAGAAAGAACGCGACGACGGGATGGCCAAGGCTGAGGACACCGACTACGTGTCCCTGTACCGCGGCGGGGGCCACCAGAGCGCGACCAGTTCCTGGTTCCGGCCGACGATCCTGACCGATTCGATGCCCCGGAAGGATCTGCTCGGACAGAACATCGGCGAGGGGTTCGCACCGGACGTCCACTGTGCCAACGGCGCGCCCAAGGAAGCCTTCGTGAAAGTCGAGAAGGAGGGCGACGCCGGCGAGGACGGCGAGGGCAACTGGCGACCCGCGGAGAAAGGACTCCGACCCGGCTACGAAGACGATCGGATGGAACAGTACCTGAACGGCGGTTTCACGAGCGAGTCAGACTGA
- a CDS encoding 4Fe-4S dicluster domain-containing protein, which yields MADVYNWQIGREMEYPYPEARPEKQWGAVFDLNKCIACQTCTLSCKTTWTHNEGQEHMFWNNVETKPYGSHPIGWDVEILERLGVHEWGSDGVYEGDTIFEARDVEWGEMAVNDGPDDNHAEGIEGYRPDDEDWAYPNLGEDEPAGERIESDTHIQEDHHPMWFFYLPRVCNHCTFAACAGGCPVQAIYKRQEDGIVLLDEDSCQSFQECVRACPYGKSIYNPVEMNSQKCVGCYPKIEQGKVPQCFENCLGKIRMHGWVNRPEQADPSAPVDYLVHEAEVALPLYPQLGLEPNVYYVPPINVPTDYLTQMFGPGVEQAQETYRKARRGDEEYRELRGLLHLMGSTEWRIEEFDVTEEEAIGYDKDGRTVARVPMEEPQYERDRFDDQHDAYRLDIT from the coding sequence ATGGCAGACGTCTACAACTGGCAGATCGGCCGCGAGATGGAGTACCCCTACCCGGAAGCGCGTCCGGAGAAACAGTGGGGGGCAGTGTTCGATCTCAACAAGTGCATCGCGTGCCAGACGTGTACGCTCTCGTGTAAGACGACGTGGACCCACAACGAGGGCCAGGAGCACATGTTCTGGAACAACGTCGAGACCAAGCCCTACGGCTCGCACCCGATCGGCTGGGACGTCGAAATTCTGGAACGGCTCGGCGTCCACGAGTGGGGGTCCGACGGCGTCTACGAGGGCGACACGATCTTCGAAGCCCGCGACGTCGAGTGGGGGGAGATGGCAGTCAACGACGGCCCCGACGACAACCACGCGGAGGGGATCGAGGGCTACCGCCCCGACGACGAGGACTGGGCCTATCCGAACCTCGGCGAGGACGAACCCGCCGGGGAACGGATCGAGTCCGACACCCACATTCAGGAGGACCACCACCCGATGTGGTTCTTCTACCTCCCGCGCGTCTGTAACCACTGTACGTTCGCGGCCTGTGCCGGCGGCTGTCCCGTCCAGGCAATCTACAAGCGCCAGGAGGACGGCATCGTCCTGCTCGACGAGGATAGCTGTCAGTCCTTCCAGGAGTGCGTTCGGGCCTGTCCCTACGGGAAGTCCATCTACAACCCTGTCGAGATGAACTCCCAGAAGTGCGTCGGCTGCTACCCCAAGATCGAGCAGGGGAAAGTCCCCCAGTGCTTCGAGAACTGCCTGGGCAAGATCCGGATGCACGGCTGGGTCAACCGGCCCGAACAGGCGGATCCCTCGGCCCCGGTCGATTACCTCGTCCACGAGGCCGAGGTCGCGCTCCCGCTGTACCCACAGCTCGGTCTCGAGCCAAACGTCTACTACGTCCCGCCGATCAACGTCCCGACGGACTACCTGACGCAGATGTTCGGTCCGGGCGTCGAGCAGGCACAGGAGACCTATCGAAAGGCACGCCGCGGCGACGAGGAGTACCGCGAACTGCGCGGCCTGCTCCACCTGATGGGGTCGACCGAGTGGCGCATCGAGGAGTTCGACGTCACCGAAGAGGAGGCGATCGGCTACGACAAGGACGGGCGGACCGTCGCCCGCGTCCCGATGGAGGAACCGCAGTACGAACGCGACCGCTTCGACGACCAGCACGACGCCTACCGGCTGGACATCACGTAA
- a CDS encoding TorD/DmsD family molecular chaperone, with amino-acid sequence MSQPAHHVHRARLYKLASLAFDRPTGDLREAMIADEFDGQLIESAAMCGDGNLREHAERVAAESPDGAAEIDDHYSTYAALFGFEQGGEIKQYEIEYRPGTLVTSTDTLADIAGFYGAFDLSLEDGNRERVDHLCVELEFVSHLALQTAYLEESGDETGVDVVTNAQADFLEDHLGRWLPQFRDTVQAESDAPFYHALADLVVALVEADADWFDVEPTVFEETPPSPLEGVTEPGDESDFRCGTCGTTPSSTDRQQPGTEQFPIGDRDGPDRRPR; translated from the coding sequence ATGTCACAACCAGCACATCACGTCCACCGCGCGCGACTGTACAAACTCGCATCGCTGGCGTTCGATCGGCCGACCGGCGATCTCCGAGAGGCGATGATCGCCGACGAGTTCGACGGTCAGTTGATCGAATCCGCCGCGATGTGTGGCGACGGAAACCTACGCGAACACGCCGAACGGGTCGCGGCCGAGAGCCCGGACGGGGCGGCGGAGATCGACGACCACTACTCGACGTACGCCGCGCTGTTCGGCTTCGAGCAGGGCGGCGAAATCAAGCAGTACGAGATCGAGTACAGGCCCGGAACGCTCGTGACGAGTACGGACACCCTCGCGGACATCGCGGGGTTCTACGGCGCGTTCGACCTCTCGCTCGAGGACGGCAACCGCGAGCGGGTCGACCACCTCTGCGTCGAACTCGAGTTCGTCTCTCATCTGGCACTGCAGACGGCCTACCTCGAGGAGAGCGGCGACGAGACGGGCGTCGACGTCGTCACGAACGCCCAGGCGGACTTTCTCGAAGACCACCTCGGACGATGGCTCCCCCAGTTCCGCGATACCGTTCAGGCGGAGTCGGACGCGCCGTTCTACCACGCGCTCGCGGACCTGGTGGTGGCGCTCGTCGAAGCGGACGCCGACTGGTTCGACGTCGAACCGACCGTCTTCGAGGAGACTCCGCCATCGCCACTCGAGGGCGTTACCGAGCCCGGTGACGAGTCCGACTTCCGATGTGGAACCTGCGGAACGACGCCGTCGTCGACCGACCGGCAACAGCCAGGGACCGAGCAGTTCCCGATAGGAGATCGGGACGGGCCGGACCGCCGGCCACGGTGA
- a CDS encoding molybdopterin-guanine dinucleotide biosynthesis protein B, producing the protein MTHRSSLRVVCLAGPSDSGKTTLVEELVPRLAADDRVATVKSIHHDVEIDTPGTDTYRHRTAGAETVVGITPGSTFEVSTRGKRDPPATPDGTGVFESDGPELQALASTLERLAHRGYDVVLVEGFTTAPLPTIVVGDRDPSEIGGAVVGRGTDDLVTLIRTIRNLDPIDPSSDRSG; encoded by the coding sequence ATGACTCACAGGTCGTCGCTACGGGTCGTCTGTCTCGCCGGGCCGAGCGACTCCGGGAAGACCACGCTCGTCGAGGAACTCGTCCCGCGACTCGCCGCGGACGATCGCGTCGCGACCGTGAAATCGATCCACCACGACGTCGAGATCGACACGCCCGGCACGGACACGTACCGGCATCGGACCGCCGGTGCCGAAACCGTCGTCGGTATCACCCCCGGATCGACGTTCGAAGTCAGTACCCGCGGGAAACGGGATCCGCCCGCAACGCCGGACGGGACCGGCGTGTTCGAGAGCGACGGCCCCGAACTGCAGGCGCTCGCGAGCACCCTCGAGCGCCTCGCCCACCGCGGGTACGACGTCGTCCTCGTCGAGGGCTTCACGACGGCACCGCTGCCGACGATCGTCGTCGGCGATCGCGATCCATCCGAAATCGGCGGCGCCGTCGTGGGACGTGGAACGGACGATCTCGTGACGCTGATCCGAACGATCCGGAACCTCGACCCGATCGATCCGTCCTCGGATCGGAGCGGCTAG
- a CDS encoding extracellular solute-binding protein, which yields MSRGAGPTTRYDRRSVLATVGSAAVGLVGGCLGSDDDRVRVLAAGSLAVVLEEHVGPAFQAEAGIRYAGEYHGSNALMRMIEERTKHPDVVISADVDLLRERLYPDHADWDVEFATNAVGIAYDPSADVGGRLADGEPWYEVLADAGPGEVAISDPDLDPLGYRAVLLFELAEREHGLEGFRETMVDRAYREPNESALLAGIEAGDRACAVCYRNMASDHGVPFLGLPDAYNFANPAYADRYERVTYTTADGYTVSGSPVVYNATVRTGADEADAGRSFVTFLLDRPELLAEHGLRVPDALPRWNGDPPEGLDG from the coding sequence ATGAGCAGGGGTGCCGGCCCGACGACCCGTTACGACCGTCGGTCCGTACTGGCCACCGTCGGAAGCGCGGCAGTGGGGCTCGTCGGCGGCTGTCTCGGGAGCGACGACGATCGCGTCCGGGTGCTCGCCGCAGGGAGCCTCGCGGTCGTCCTCGAAGAACACGTGGGACCGGCCTTCCAGGCAGAGGCCGGGATCCGGTACGCGGGCGAGTACCACGGCTCGAACGCCCTCATGCGGATGATAGAGGAACGGACCAAACATCCCGACGTCGTGATCAGTGCGGACGTCGACCTCCTCCGGGAGCGCCTCTATCCCGATCACGCCGACTGGGACGTCGAGTTCGCGACCAACGCCGTCGGTATCGCCTACGATCCGTCGGCCGACGTCGGTGGCCGACTGGCCGACGGGGAGCCGTGGTACGAGGTGCTCGCGGACGCGGGGCCGGGCGAGGTCGCGATCAGCGACCCGGACCTGGACCCGCTGGGGTACCGCGCCGTGTTGCTCTTCGAACTGGCCGAACGCGAGCACGGTCTCGAGGGGTTCCGCGAGACGATGGTCGATCGAGCCTATCGCGAACCGAACGAATCCGCGTTGCTCGCCGGCATCGAGGCCGGCGATCGGGCCTGTGCAGTCTGCTACCGGAACATGGCCAGCGACCACGGCGTGCCGTTTCTCGGGTTACCGGACGCGTACAACTTCGCCAATCCGGCGTACGCCGATCGATACGAACGGGTGACCTACACGACTGCGGACGGCTACACCGTATCCGGGTCGCCGGTCGTCTATAACGCGACGGTCCGGACCGGTGCAGACGAGGCGGACGCAGGTCGGTCGTTCGTGACGTTTCTGCTCGATCGGCCCGAATTGCTCGCCGAACACGGGCTCCGGGTCCCGGACGCGCTCCCGCGATGGAACGGCGATCCGCCGGAGGGACTCGACGGATGA
- a CDS encoding ABC transporter permease: MSRQTPSGDGSGSGTSRVREAPSAERDRRSRLGAAIDRVTSPRAVPVLLGTVLLAYFVVPFVAFFGQVGSVDVVAGLSEPATRQAIRTSLVTAPIATAIATVFGVPLAYVLSRGSFRGKRLVEAAVLLPLVVPPIVGGVMLLTVLGRYTPIGAAAAALGIPLTGSRAGVILAQTFVAAPFLVVTARAGFDGVDERLEEAARTLGYGPIETVWHVSLPLARNAIAAGIVLTFVRALGEFGATMMVAYNPRTMPTRIEVVRISKGLDAIVPIALALLAIAVVVVGLVQFRLGAPRRW; encoded by the coding sequence ATGAGCCGCCAGACACCGTCCGGCGACGGTTCCGGATCCGGCACGTCGCGCGTCCGCGAGGCTCCCAGCGCCGAGCGCGATCGCCGGAGCCGCCTCGGGGCCGCGATCGATCGCGTCACGAGCCCCCGCGCCGTGCCAGTACTGCTCGGGACGGTCCTGCTCGCGTACTTCGTGGTCCCGTTCGTCGCCTTCTTCGGCCAGGTGGGATCGGTCGACGTCGTCGCGGGGCTGTCCGAACCGGCGACCCGGCAGGCGATCAGGACCTCGCTCGTGACCGCGCCGATCGCGACGGCCATCGCGACGGTCTTCGGCGTCCCGCTCGCCTACGTCCTCTCGCGGGGCTCTTTCCGGGGCAAACGGCTCGTCGAAGCCGCCGTCCTGCTGCCGCTCGTGGTCCCGCCGATCGTCGGCGGGGTCATGTTGCTGACCGTTCTCGGTCGGTACACGCCGATCGGGGCCGCGGCCGCCGCGCTCGGGATACCCCTGACCGGGAGTCGGGCGGGCGTGATCCTCGCCCAGACGTTCGTCGCCGCACCGTTTCTCGTGGTCACCGCGCGGGCCGGCTTCGACGGCGTCGACGAACGACTCGAGGAGGCGGCCCGGACGCTGGGCTACGGTCCGATCGAGACGGTGTGGCACGTCTCGCTCCCGCTCGCCCGGAACGCTATCGCCGCCGGAATCGTCCTGACGTTCGTCCGCGCCCTCGGGGAGTTCGGGGCGACGATGATGGTCGCGTACAACCCGCGGACGATGCCGACGCGGATCGAGGTGGTGCGGATCTCGAAGGGACTGGACGCGATCGTCCCGATCGCGCTGGCGTTGCTCGCGATCGCGGTGGTCGTCGTCGGTCTCGTCCAGTTCCGCCTCGGTGCGCCCAGGCGGTGGTGA
- a CDS encoding helix-turn-helix domain-containing protein gives MTSIADIEIPADGTGMGELFETIPSLTCEMERVIASKGHGLWLAGASQSEIEDGLDEASAIGDFGLISEDEDRWLYDIEFDPETLDVFEVVLEEGGTVLSASASSGTWLLSIRFTDRESVSSLYDRLVDQDVTPTIVRLFDMTEESHSQCGLTTRQYETLVAAIDHGYFEIPREVSMQELSEELDISHQALSERLRRAYRALVTSELNVSEEETTAPPIPSN, from the coding sequence ATGACCTCAATCGCTGACATCGAGATTCCGGCCGACGGAACGGGCATGGGAGAGTTGTTCGAGACCATCCCATCGCTCACGTGCGAGATGGAACGTGTAATCGCGTCGAAGGGCCACGGCCTGTGGCTCGCCGGCGCATCGCAGTCGGAGATCGAGGACGGCCTCGACGAGGCGTCCGCGATCGGCGACTTCGGGCTGATCAGCGAGGACGAGGATCGCTGGCTCTACGACATCGAGTTCGATCCCGAGACGCTCGACGTCTTCGAGGTCGTCCTCGAAGAGGGCGGCACAGTGCTGAGCGCCTCGGCCTCGAGCGGGACCTGGCTGCTGAGCATCCGCTTTACCGACCGAGAGAGCGTGAGTTCGCTCTACGATCGACTCGTCGATCAGGACGTCACGCCGACGATCGTGCGCCTGTTCGACATGACCGAGGAGAGCCACTCCCAGTGTGGACTCACCACCCGCCAGTACGAGACGCTGGTCGCGGCGATCGACCACGGCTACTTCGAGATCCCGCGCGAGGTCTCGATGCAGGAACTCTCGGAGGAACTCGACATCTCCCACCAGGCCCTCTCGGAGCGGCTCCGCCGGGCCTACCGGGCGCTCGTGACCTCCGAACTCAACGTCTCCGAGGAAGAAACGACAGCACCACCGATCCCGTCGAACTGA